The Liquorilactobacillus nagelii DSM 13675 DNA window TTTTAGTTTGAACTTTTCAGCATCTTTTTTTTGGAAAGTAAGTGTTCCTTGAGAGGGATGTTGGCGACATAAAGCGGCAAATAAGGTTGATTTGCCAGTTCCGTTTGCGCCTGAAAGTAATCCTAATTGACCGATTGGCAAATCAAAGTCGCTGTTAGCTAACAACTTTCGAGAATTGACAGCTACCTCAAGTTGGTGCCAAGTTAATTTTCCAAGATTTAATGACTTTGGTTTGACGGCAGTCATTGAAATGTTTTTTAGTGGTAACTTGGTTAAAGAAAGTTCCTCAACTTGATGAGCATGAGGCTCTAAGTGATAGAGTCGATCAGCAATTTTGGCATAGCCTGACGGATCATGATCAGCAATTAAAATTGTTTTTTGATGATACTGCTGCAGTCGTTTTAAATCAAGCAGTAATTGCTGCCTGCCAGCTGGATCAACGTTGGCAAAGGGTTCATCTAATAAAATAATGTCACTATCCATCGCTAAAACGGTGGCTAGAGCAATTCGCTGTTGTTCACCGCCAGATAATGTTGATAAATTTCTTGAACGAAAATTTTCCAGTCCAAGTTCAACTAAGGTAGCAGTAATTCGTTGCTTTATTTCTAGTGGATTAAGTTGCAAGTTTTCGAGAGCAAACTGCAATTGTTCTTGAACAGTGCGCATCGCAAATTGACGACTAGGATTTTGAAACAGCATAGCAACTTTACGAGCTCGAGCAAACGGAACAATTTCTGCAATGTTTTGGTCATTAAGTGTAACTTGCCCGGATAACAGTTGCCCACCATACTGTGGATAGAGTCCAGCAAGCAGTTTGAATAAGGTTGATTTACCGCATCCTGAAGCACCAGTTAATAATCCAAAAGTTCCATTTTCAATTTTAAAATCAAGTTTTTCAAAAACAGCCGGCTTTTGGTCATCATAACTAAAAGTCAGCTGTTGTGCATTTAGTACAGTCATTTATTTGATCAATCCTGTCTTAGCTGTTAGTTGTTGAATCCAATAAACTAAAACGCCCGCAAAAAAGCCAATTGAAATTAAACGAATAATAAAGAGGGTTATCAGTAATCCTAAGCTATACTGGCTATAGCCGCTTTGAAAAAGGTCCCAAATGAAAGTAATTATGGTAGCACCAATGGTAGAAAAAGTTAGGCCAACTTTTTCCCAGTTACGATAGCCAGTACAAGCAAAGCCGAGTTCGTTGCCAATTCCTTGAATGAACCCAGAGATTAAGGTTGAGGCGCCCCAACTTGAAAACAATAACATCTCGACAGCAGCCGCCAGCATTTCGCCAACGACTGATGATCCAGCTTTTCGTAAGAGAACTCCTGCTAATGGCCCGGCCATAATCCAAACTCCTAAAGTTAAATCATTGGCGTACGGTTTCAATGGTGTAGCAGCTAGTGCATAATAAGCATAACTCCATAGTTGATAAATAATTCCAAAGAAAATTGCGATAATTGCTAGAAAAATAACATCTCTTAGTGACCAACGTTTAGTGTTTTTAACAGTTTGCATAAAAAAACTCTCCCTTTGATTGAACAAACCGAGAGTCTAGCAATAAAAAATGGCATACTCTAAAAAGAGTATACCAGTAGATTGCTTTACGGTTGTAATGAAAATTAAAGCTCCCTCCGCTGGCATTATCCAGATCAGGTTCATGGGTATTTCTCAGCCCGCAGGCACCCCAGCTTGTTCATATGATGATTAAAGTCTATCAAAAAAAATGCTTAAAGTAAATCATTAAGTTTCTGAGATTTCATCAGGCACTCATTCAAAGGTAAAATGCGGTATAATAAATAGTAGTTTCTAAAAATAATAATTTGCAACACTTCTTTTATAATTATTATTTAGTATAGAATTTATTTTTAAGGTTTGTTAAGTGGAACAGAAAAAGGACTAAACAAAGCATCTGGTTTATCACAGCTTTTTTAGTCGGAGATGTTTTAGCAGACTGTCGTTGAGATAATTTGCTACTGCTAGAAGGAGGTATTAGCATGGGTGATGCAGCTAAGAAGAGTAATGGCAAAAATAGTATCATTGAAGTAAGCAAGCTGGGGGAACCTTTTAAAAAGAACTGTCATGTATCTTTTGTTTTCCATCGACATCATTTTCAAGGAGTCATTGAAAAGCAACTAAAAAATTCCGCTATCATTGATTTTGATTCTGAGTTTAGTCAATCAAGTACAGCTCAGGAACTAAAGCAAAAAGTTGTTATCAGCTACGCTAAGTTAAAACTGATCAATTAGACATGTAGAAGGTGAGTAGTGATCATGAATTATTTAAGCAGATTGAAGACTAAGGTAAGGACGGAAGCAACACCAATTCAACTAGTCGTC harbors:
- a CDS encoding ECF transporter S component, coding for MQTVKNTKRWSLRDVIFLAIIAIFFGIIYQLWSYAYYALAATPLKPYANDLTLGVWIMAGPLAGVLLRKAGSSVVGEMLAAAVEMLLFSSWGASTLISGFIQGIGNELGFACTGYRNWEKVGLTFSTIGATIITFIWDLFQSGYSQYSLGLLITLFIIRLISIGFFAGVLVYWIQQLTAKTGLIK
- a CDS encoding ABC transporter ATP-binding protein; its protein translation is MTVLNAQQLTFSYDDQKPAVFEKLDFKIENGTFGLLTGASGCGKSTLFKLLAGLYPQYGGQLLSGQVTLNDQNIAEIVPFARARKVAMLFQNPSRQFAMRTVQEQLQFALENLQLNPLEIKQRITATLVELGLENFRSRNLSTLSGGEQQRIALATVLAMDSDIILLDEPFANVDPAGRQQLLLDLKRLQQYHQKTILIADHDPSGYAKIADRLYHLEPHAHQVEELSLTKLPLKNISMTAVKPKSLNLGKLTWHQLEVAVNSRKLLANSDFDLPIGQLGLLSGANGTGKSTLFAALCRQHPSQGTLTFQKKDAEKFKLKKWAKIVGIVFQNSSDQFITLKAADEIALSAKFSQHPEYWTAVKVKQAIASLNLTNVLDQVCYQLSGGQQKKLQLLSMLIMSPSVLLLDEPFAGLDADSLAAALALIKETVQSLQLSVLLISHQRLGVIGSIDYELRLEQQRLTLLGKGGVTASD